A stretch of Nitrospirota bacterium DNA encodes these proteins:
- a CDS encoding formylglycine-generating enzyme family protein, giving the protein MRGWGDICEKWGRGVLLVLAASLLPLVTCSGMAYADHLSPKHDPWAQPWELERLALLEVPEGMVPVPGGPFLMGSDPKVDRAAGPQEQPQRPVSLDAFEIDRYEVTNVHYLRFVLATGAAWPEFWMQDPFLEKMASHPVIGVSWGEATAYCRWVGKRLPTEAEWEKAARGEDGRMFPWGNEPAGWLKSNIAHSGSKRGFKYPPLANVNRYDKGVSPYGVHQMAGNVSEWVSDWFDPEYYRSSLPDNPTGPATGELKVFRGGSWNEDPEVARSAGRNGGTPDRRSYLTGLRCAKSTVGKGLEAKGEGGESVSPSPIASRR; this is encoded by the coding sequence CCGGGGCGTCCTATTGGTGCTCGCTGCGAGCCTCTTGCCGCTGGTCACTTGCTCGGGCATGGCGTACGCCGATCATTTGTCTCCCAAGCATGATCCCTGGGCGCAACCCTGGGAGCTGGAACGGTTGGCGTTGCTGGAGGTTCCCGAGGGGATGGTTCCTGTGCCGGGAGGACCGTTCTTGATGGGCAGCGATCCCAAGGTGGATCGCGCAGCCGGTCCTCAGGAGCAGCCGCAGCGGCCCGTCTCCCTCGATGCCTTCGAGATCGACCGGTATGAAGTCACCAACGTGCATTACCTTCGATTCGTGTTGGCGACAGGGGCAGCCTGGCCGGAGTTTTGGATGCAGGATCCCTTTCTCGAAAAGATGGCTTCGCATCCGGTGATCGGGGTGAGTTGGGGCGAGGCCACGGCCTATTGTCGGTGGGTGGGGAAACGTCTGCCGACCGAAGCCGAATGGGAAAAGGCCGCGCGCGGTGAGGACGGTCGCATGTTTCCATGGGGGAACGAACCGGCCGGGTGGCTGAAAAGTAATATCGCGCATTCGGGATCGAAACGCGGATTTAAGTATCCGCCGCTGGCCAATGTGAACCGGTATGACAAGGGTGTCAGCCCCTACGGTGTCCATCAAATGGCCGGTAACGTAAGTGAGTGGGTGTCGGATTGGTTCGACCCCGAGTACTACCGGAGCAGCCTGCCGGACAATCCGACGGGGCCGGCGACCGGCGAACTCAAAGTGTTCCGTGGCGGCTCCTGGAACGAAGATCCGGAGGTCGCGCGATCCGCCGGGAGGAATGGCGGCACGCCGGACCGCAGAAGTTATTTGACGGGATTGCGATGTGCGAAATCAACAGTGGGCAAGGGGCTAGAGGCGAAAGGCGAGGGGGGTGAGTCTGTCTCCCCCTCGCCTATTGCCTCGCGCCGCTAG